One Tolypothrix bouteillei VB521301 DNA window includes the following coding sequences:
- a CDS encoding filamentous hemagglutinin N-terminal domain-containing protein produces the protein MFTKSWLSWFWQSGLVGLLTLMGVGEGVFGGVISKTLAQSNQPPSVGTVVTVNGNVFEITGGTTVGGRNLFHSFTNFSVPSDRTASFLNDIGIVNILARVTGGNPSDIQGTIRANGTANLFLMNPYGIIFGPNARLEVGGSFVATTASAIQFPGDNKFSLNSTVDSQNPLLSVNPSALLFNQIQNAAIENRSTAISGSNSVGTNVLGLRVPDGRSLLLVGGDVNLNRGRLNALGGHVEIGGLAGDGTVGIDVDGNNLRLSFPENIARANVTLTNAAEANVVADNGGSLTINAQNLELSENSFLRAGIRRDSGGVNSRAGDITLDVPGSVKIGNSFIFNNLQSRAVGKGGNINVRSGALSITDGAQIVAATFGSGDAGSVLVQADEAVSLAGRNTTIFSSVEAGGVGNGGGINITAGSLLLNNGAQLVTGVNEASGSLAAGRGNAGNVNINVRDAVTIDGANGIFPSGVFTSVERGVVGNGGNINITAESISLTNDAQLSASSAGQGKAGTISLTARGAISFGTPGSEIGSSALSTVDAGAVGDGGDIRIAAESLSLFKGSQLGTIVRGSSGSVPGGRGNAGNVSIDVRNRLTIAGVGSDGLRSGILSGVETGAVGNGGNINIQTGSVSLFDDGLLNADMSGQGKAGNLSIQATDTVSLRNALISSSLGKGAEGKGGNIRLNARALSLTDGAQVSVATFGLGDAGSVFVQADEAVSLAGRNTTIFSSVEAGGVGNGGGINITASSLLLNNGAQLQTSVYEASGSLAAGRGDAGNVNINVRDAVTIDGANGIFPSGVFTSVERGVVGNGGNINITAESISLTNDAQLSASSAGQGKAGTISLTARGAISFGTPGSEIGSSALSTVDAGAVGDGGDIRIAAESLSLFKGSQLGTIVRGSSGSVPGGRGNAGNVSIDVRNRLTIAGVGSDGLRSGILSGVETGAVGNGGNINIQTGSVSLFDDGLLNADMSGQGKAGNLSIQATDTVSLRNALISSSLGKGAEGKGGNIRLNARALSLTDGAQVSVATFGLGDAGSVFVQADEAVSLAGRNTTIFSSVEAGGVGNGGGINITASSLLLNNGAQLQTSVYEASGSLAAGRGDAGNVNINVRDAVTMDGASGAFFSGVGTSVGRGVVGNGGDINITAGSLSLTNGGQLTSSTSGQGKAGTISLTARGAISFDGTANSGLGSAVLSTVNAGAVGDGGDIRITGDSLSLTNGAQLATTVRAASDTLTGGRGNAGNVSIDVRNRLTIAGVDSDGFASGIFSRVETGVVGNGGNIGLQTGSVSLFDGAVFNANMFGQGKAGNISLQVSDIISLRNASIFTNLGEGAEGQGGDIQITANSLSLTDGTQLVASSRGRGNAGNIFINVRETLQSKDSSISTAATQFTGGTIDIAAKNIRLRGDSDIRTNVSIGASGGGNITLTANSIIAFDDSDILAFARDGKGGDVIFNTPAFFGSGYKPAPKGTDPEILNNNNRVDINASGSTSGIISLPDTSLIQNSLTELPENSIDTNALIASSCIARSNQQKGTFVITGSGGLPNRPRDASVSLYSTGSVRTVPSNTRPSNNSMIRQWQKGDPIVEPQGIYQLPNGKLVLSRECAQ, from the coding sequence ATGTTTACGAAAAGCTGGCTCAGTTGGTTTTGGCAGTCGGGACTTGTGGGTTTGTTGACTTTAATGGGAGTGGGAGAGGGTGTGTTCGGGGGAGTTATATCGAAAACACTTGCTCAGTCTAACCAACCTCCCTCTGTAGGAACTGTAGTTACGGTTAACGGTAATGTCTTTGAAATTACAGGAGGCACGACCGTTGGTGGTAGGAATCTTTTCCATAGCTTCACTAACTTTAGTGTTCCTAGCGATCGTACTGCCTCCTTCCTCAATGACATCGGCATTGTTAATATTTTGGCTAGAGTTACAGGTGGAAATCCATCTGATATTCAAGGAACGATTCGGGCAAATGGCACCGCCAATCTTTTTCTCATGAATCCCTACGGGATTATTTTTGGACCTAACGCTCGATTAGAAGTCGGTGGCTCGTTTGTAGCCACGACTGCTAGTGCTATTCAGTTTCCTGGAGATAACAAATTTTCTCTCAATTCAACCGTTGACAGTCAAAATCCTTTACTGTCCGTCAATCCTTCTGCGTTGCTGTTTAACCAAATTCAAAATGCAGCCATAGAAAACAGGTCAACAGCAATTTCAGGTTCAAACTCAGTAGGAACAAATGTACTTGGTTTACGGGTTCCAGATGGTCGGAGTTTACTCCTGGTAGGTGGTGATGTGAATTTAAATAGGGGAAGGTTAAATGCTTTAGGCGGTCATGTAGAAATAGGAGGATTAGCAGGAGATGGAACCGTAGGTATAGACGTTGATGGTAACAATTTACGCCTGAGCTTTCCTGAGAATATAGCACGAGCGAATGTAACTCTTACAAACGCGGCTGAAGCTAATGTTGTTGCCGATAATGGTGGCAGTTTGACAATCAATGCTCAGAATTTAGAGCTTTCTGAAAACAGTTTCCTACGTGCAGGCATTAGAAGAGACTCAGGAGGAGTCAATAGTCGTGCAGGAGACATTACACTTGATGTTCCAGGTTCCGTCAAAATAGGGAACAGTTTTATCTTTAACAATCTACAAAGTAGAGCAGTTGGCAAAGGCGGTAATATCAACGTTAGATCTGGAGCGCTTTCCATAACTGATGGCGCTCAGATAGTCGCAGCTACTTTTGGTTCGGGAGACGCAGGGAGTGTATTGGTGCAAGCAGATGAAGCAGTATCTCTGGCTGGTAGAAACACGACTATCTTCAGCAGTGTGGAAGCAGGAGGGGTAGGAAATGGAGGTGGTATCAACATTACAGCAGGATCGCTGTTGTTGAATAACGGCGCACAATTGGTGACTGGCGTTAACGAAGCTTCTGGTTCTTTAGCCGCAGGACGTGGAAATGCAGGGAATGTAAATATCAATGTTCGCGATGCAGTGACGATAGATGGGGCAAATGGCATATTCCCAAGTGGAGTTTTTACCTCTGTCGAGCGGGGTGTAGTCGGCAATGGGGGTAACATTAACATTACGGCAGAGTCAATATCATTGACCAATGACGCGCAATTATCTGCAAGCAGTGCTGGGCAAGGCAAAGCGGGAACAATATCGCTGACAGCAAGGGGAGCTATTTCTTTTGGTACACCAGGCAGTGAAATAGGCAGTTCCGCATTGAGTACTGTGGATGCAGGAGCAGTAGGTGACGGTGGTGATATTAGGATTGCTGCAGAGTCACTCTCCCTTTTCAAAGGGAGTCAACTGGGAACAATTGTACGCGGTTCGTCTGGTAGTGTGCCTGGTGGTCGTGGCAATGCTGGAAATGTGAGTATTGATGTTCGCAATAGGTTGACCATCGCTGGAGTTGGTAGCGATGGACTCCGCAGTGGAATACTCAGCGGTGTAGAAACTGGAGCAGTTGGCAATGGTGGTAACATCAATATTCAAACTGGTTCAGTGTCTCTATTTGACGATGGTTTACTGAACGCCGATATGTCGGGACAGGGCAAAGCAGGTAATCTTTCTATTCAAGCTACAGATACTGTCTCCCTGAGAAATGCCCTTATTTCTAGCAGTCTGGGAAAGGGTGCAGAAGGCAAGGGGGGAAACATTCGCCTGAATGCTAGAGCGCTGTCTTTAACTGATGGCGCTCAGGTATCCGTCGCTACCTTTGGTTTAGGAGATGCAGGAAGTGTATTTGTGCAAGCAGATGAAGCAGTATCTCTGGCTGGTAGAAACACGACTATCTTCAGCAGTGTGGAAGCAGGAGGAGTAGGCAATGGGGGCGGTATCAATATTACAGCAAGCTCGCTGTTGTTGAATAACGGCGCACAATTGCAAACTAGCGTTTACGAAGCTTCTGGTTCTTTAGCCGCAGGACGTGGAGATGCGGGGAATGTAAATATCAATGTTCGCGATGCAGTGACGATAGATGGGGCAAATGGCATATTCCCAAGTGGAGTTTTTACCTCTGTCGAGCGGGGTGTAGTCGGCAATGGGGGTAACATTAACATTACGGCAGAGTCAATATCATTGACCAATGACGCGCAATTATCTGCAAGCAGTGCTGGGCAAGGCAAAGCGGGAACAATATCGCTGACAGCAAGGGGAGCTATTTCTTTTGGTACACCAGGCAGTGAAATAGGCAGTTCCGCATTGAGTACTGTGGATGCAGGAGCAGTAGGTGACGGTGGTGATATTAGGATTGCTGCAGAGTCACTCTCCCTTTTCAAAGGGAGTCAACTGGGAACAATTGTACGCGGTTCGTCTGGTAGTGTGCCTGGTGGTCGTGGCAATGCTGGAAATGTGAGTATTGATGTTCGCAATAGGTTGACCATCGCTGGAGTTGGTAGCGATGGACTCCGCAGTGGAATACTCAGCGGTGTAGAAACTGGAGCAGTTGGCAATGGTGGTAACATCAATATTCAAACTGGTTCAGTGTCTCTATTTGACGATGGTTTACTGAACGCCGATATGTCGGGACAGGGCAAAGCAGGTAATCTTTCTATTCAAGCTACAGATACTGTCTCCCTGAGAAATGCCCTTATTTCTAGCAGTCTGGGAAAGGGTGCAGAAGGCAAGGGGGGAAACATTCGCCTGAATGCTAGAGCGCTGTCTTTAACTGATGGCGCTCAGGTATCCGTCGCTACCTTTGGTTTAGGAGATGCAGGAAGTGTATTTGTGCAAGCAGATGAAGCAGTATCTCTGGCTGGTAGAAACACGACTATCTTCAGCAGTGTGGAAGCAGGAGGAGTAGGCAATGGGGGCGGTATCAATATTACAGCAAGCTCGCTGTTGTTGAATAACGGCGCACAATTGCAAACTAGCGTTTACGAAGCTTCTGGTTCTTTAGCCGCAGGACGTGGAGATGCGGGGAATGTAAATATCAATGTTCGCGATGCAGTGACGATGGATGGGGCAAGTGGTGCATTCTTTAGTGGAGTTGGGACGAGTGTAGGTCGGGGTGTAGTGGGCAATGGAGGTGACATCAACATTACAGCAGGCTCACTCTCATTAACTAATGGCGGACAACTAACTTCCAGTACTTCTGGACAAGGTAAAGCGGGAACAATTTCACTGACAGCAAGGGGAGCTATTTCCTTTGATGGAACAGCAAATAGCGGATTAGGCAGCGCCGTATTGAGTACTGTGAATGCAGGAGCCGTAGGTGACGGTGGTGATATCAGGATTACAGGTGATTCGCTGTCCCTGACCAATGGGGCACAACTGGCAACCACTGTTCGCGCTGCCTCTGATACCTTGACTGGTGGTCGTGGCAACGCTGGAAATGTGAGTATTGATGTTCGCAATAGGTTGACCATCGCTGGAGTAGATAGCGATGGATTTGCTAGTGGGATTTTTAGTCGAGTAGAAACTGGAGTAGTTGGCAATGGAGGGAACATAGGTCTTCAAACTGGTTCAGTATCTTTATTTGACGGTGCAGTGTTTAATGCCAATATGTTTGGACAAGGCAAGGCTGGTAATATTTCTCTTCAGGTCTCCGATATCATCTCCCTAAGAAATGCATCTATCTTCACTAACCTGGGAGAGGGCGCTGAGGGTCAGGGAGGAGATATTCAAATAACAGCCAACTCACTTTCTCTAACTGATGGGACTCAATTAGTTGCTAGTTCTCGCGGACGTGGAAACGCGGGCAATATCTTTATCAATGTCCGTGAAACTCTGCAATCTAAAGACAGTTCCATCTCAACTGCTGCCACCCAGTTTACAGGTGGCACTATTGATATCGCTGCTAAAAACATTCGGCTTCGTGGCGACAGCGATATTAGAACAAATGTTTCTATTGGCGCAAGCGGCGGTGGTAATATTACCTTAACTGCTAACTCTATCATCGCCTTTGATGACAGTGACATCCTCGCCTTCGCTCGTGATGGCAAAGGCGGTGACGTTATCTTTAATACTCCTGCCTTCTTCGGTTCGGGTTACAAACCTGCTCCAAAAGGTACAGATCCTGAAATTTTAAATAACAATAATCGCGTGGATATTAATGCTAGTGGATCAACATCTGGAATTATTAGCTTACCTGACACAAGCTTGATCCAAAACAGCCTGACGGAGTTACCAGAAAATTCAATTGATACCAACGCCCTGATTGCAAGTAGCTGCATTGCTCGTAGTAATCAACAAAAAGGTACTTTTGTCATTACGGGTTCTGGTGGCTTGCCTAACCGTCCTAGAGATGCCTCAGTATCGCTTTATTCCACTGGTAGCGTGCGTACTGTACCGAGCAATACTCGCCCATCTAACAATTCAATGATTCGTCAGTGGCAGAAAGGCGATCCGATTGTCGAACCACAAGGCATCTATCAACTTCCTAATGGAAAACTTGTTTTGAGTCGCGAATGCGCTCAGTAG
- a CDS encoding type II toxin-antitoxin system Phd/YefM family antitoxin, which yields MQEVTLAEASKNLPELIEAVKSAEEIVITEDNQPVVKLTLLLPVKRRRAGSAKGLITISDDFDEPLEGFKDYM from the coding sequence ATGCAGGAAGTAACTCTCGCTGAAGCATCTAAAAATTTGCCGGAATTAATTGAAGCTGTGAAGAGTGCAGAAGAAATTGTCATTACAGAAGACAATCAGCCAGTTGTCAAACTCACTCTATTATTGCCTGTTAAGCGTCGTCGTGCAGGAAGTGCTAAAGGTTTGATTACAATATCTGATGATTTTGATGAACCGTTAGAAGGTTTTAAGGACTATATGTAA
- a CDS encoding type II toxin-antitoxin system VapC family toxin: MRLLIDTHIFLWYILDEQKLSITARTLVDDNNNEILLSTPSIWEMAIKQSTGKLGLKQPFHELIEQQLSLNDFSALNISINHLAVVVTLPFLHRDPFDRLLIAQSIVEEVPILSADSAFDAYSIQRLW, translated from the coding sequence ATGAGGCTGTTAATAGACACTCATATCTTTCTTTGGTATATTCTAGACGAACAGAAGCTCAGTATCACAGCACGGACATTAGTGGATGATAACAATAACGAAATTCTACTAAGTACACCTAGTATTTGGGAAATGGCGATAAAGCAAAGCACTGGTAAACTTGGCTTAAAACAACCATTTCATGAATTAATAGAGCAGCAACTCAGTTTAAATGACTTCTCTGCGCTAAACATCTCAATCAACCATCTTGCTGTTGTTGTTACTCTTCCTTTTCTCCATCGCGATCCTTTTGATAGGCTTTTAATTGCACAATCTATTGTCGAAGAAGTGCCTATTTTAAGTGCCGATTCAGCCTTTGATGCCTATTCAATTCAGCGACTTTGGTAA
- a CDS encoding ATP-binding protein: protein MLHDSNQMTLFPKLPNDALEEMKQHGTEIELDIGNVLFNEGDSNYSFHVVLEGEIEIVKKVGNEMRVLAVHRTGEFMGEISMLTGASSIATARAIAPSRVLRIEVDMFRHILAECSPVADTILTAMAGRTQDVEAQLRQQEKMAALGKMSAGLAHELNNPGAAARRASCQLRENFQELQTLSLQLNLLSKEQIKIITDIQRQATEKATCAAKLDPLTQSDREDEITDWLEDHNVSNGWKLAPTLVNGFLDTEKLDFLADNIPEDCLGSVLKWLEASLASYGLIDEIEQSTTRISQLVKAIKGYSYMDRAPLQEIDIHEGIENTLLILHHRLKHGVIINRNYDRNLPKICVYAGELNQVWTNLIDNAIDAMNGKGDLTISTCKDGDCIVVEIIDTGVGIPLAIQSRIFEPFFTTKGVGKGTGLGLEIAYRIIVNRHHGKISVKSQQGHTCFQVRLPFVTATGDQSC, encoded by the coding sequence ATGCTGCACGATTCCAATCAAATGACACTGTTTCCTAAATTGCCAAATGATGCATTGGAGGAAATGAAGCAGCACGGTACGGAAATAGAACTCGATATAGGTAATGTTCTTTTTAATGAAGGTGATTCCAACTATAGCTTTCATGTCGTTCTAGAAGGTGAAATCGAAATTGTCAAGAAAGTGGGAAATGAGATGAGAGTGCTCGCTGTTCACCGCACCGGTGAATTCATGGGTGAAATTTCAATGCTGACCGGTGCAAGTTCTATAGCTACCGCCCGTGCGATCGCACCCAGTCGGGTTTTACGAATTGAAGTCGATATGTTCAGACATATTCTCGCTGAATGTTCGCCTGTGGCTGACACAATTCTCACAGCTATGGCTGGACGCACTCAGGATGTGGAAGCACAGCTCAGACAACAAGAGAAGATGGCTGCATTGGGTAAAATGTCAGCAGGGCTTGCTCATGAATTGAATAATCCAGGGGCGGCGGCGCGACGAGCATCGTGTCAATTGCGCGAGAACTTTCAAGAGTTGCAAACTTTATCTCTACAACTTAATTTACTTTCTAAAGAGCAAATTAAAATTATTACCGATATTCAACGTCAAGCTACAGAAAAAGCAACTTGTGCAGCTAAACTCGATCCCCTGACTCAAAGCGACAGAGAAGACGAAATTACAGACTGGTTGGAAGACCATAATGTTAGCAATGGGTGGAAGCTCGCCCCCACCTTGGTCAATGGCTTCCTCGATACAGAAAAGCTTGATTTCCTTGCTGACAATATACCTGAGGATTGTCTTGGCAGTGTTCTGAAATGGCTCGAAGCTTCACTAGCATCTTACGGGCTGATTGATGAAATCGAGCAAAGCACAACTCGTATTTCCCAGTTAGTCAAAGCAATTAAGGGCTATTCCTACATGGATCGAGCACCCTTACAGGAAATCGATATACATGAGGGAATTGAAAATACTTTACTTATCCTGCATCATCGGCTCAAACACGGAGTCATTATTAACCGCAATTACGATCGCAATCTCCCAAAAATTTGTGTTTATGCGGGTGAACTCAACCAAGTATGGACAAATTTGATTGACAATGCCATAGATGCAATGAACGGCAAAGGAGATTTGACAATTAGCACGTGTAAAGATGGGGATTGTATTGTGGTAGAAATCATTGACACGGGAGTCGGTATTCCGCTAGCAATTCAATCCCGAATTTTTGAACCGTTTTTTACAACTAAAGGGGTAGGGAAAGGGACTGGTTTGGGTTTGGAAATTGCCTATCGTATTATTGTTAACAGACATCACGGTAAAATTAGCGTTAAATCTCAGCAGGGCCATACCTGCTTTCAGGTTCGTTTACCTTTTGTAACAGCGACCGGCGACCAGTCATGTTAG
- a CDS encoding ATP-binding protein: MLDTNTLREVPLFSKLSDKQLQWLLDEGVEVWRQPGELHRSEGDRADHVFILLEGQIKITQKIGNQEILLAIYDAKTLFGELPVLMGQEYFWASGRAVTQCHIFQLTNKTFWEMLSSCTCVMTSILRTMAERLQEVQTISQHRDRLVSLGTLAAGLAHELNNPASACRRAADRLRQTRQVLQPLTIKLNQQQMTCTQKVFVADLQKDAVARARTAAKLDPLAQSDLEEELVQWLEAHAVTNPWKLAPTFVTSGLDIEWLENVRKNISEGLLSSVLTWIDVTLQETGLLDEIDQCTARISTLVEAVKDYSYMDKAPLQEIDLHEGIETTLTILNHKLKRTCVEVIREFDCEIPRIFAYGNELNQVWTNLIDNAIDALVAATEEGSMGAGDKLSQSLSPKIWIRTNCENDLLLVEIADNGPGIPQEIQSRIFEPFFTTKGVGQGTGLGLHIVYRIVVGQHQGDIRLFSHPGDTRFQIRLPI; encoded by the coding sequence ATGTTAGATACCAACACTTTACGTGAAGTTCCGCTCTTTTCCAAACTATCAGATAAACAGTTACAATGGTTGCTGGACGAAGGAGTAGAAGTATGGCGGCAACCTGGTGAATTACACCGTTCTGAGGGTGACCGTGCTGACCATGTTTTTATACTGCTTGAAGGTCAAATAAAAATTACACAGAAAATTGGCAATCAAGAAATTTTGTTAGCGATTTATGATGCAAAGACTCTGTTTGGGGAATTGCCTGTTTTGATGGGACAAGAGTATTTCTGGGCTAGCGGTCGCGCTGTAACCCAGTGTCATATTTTTCAATTGACTAACAAAACATTTTGGGAAATGCTTTCTAGCTGCACTTGTGTCATGACTTCGATTCTACGAACAATGGCGGAACGTTTGCAGGAAGTACAGACAATATCGCAGCATCGAGACAGATTGGTATCGCTGGGGACGTTAGCGGCTGGTTTGGCTCACGAGTTGAACAACCCTGCTTCTGCATGTCGCAGGGCTGCGGATCGATTGCGTCAAACAAGACAGGTATTGCAACCACTGACAATTAAGCTCAACCAGCAACAAATGACTTGCACCCAAAAAGTTTTTGTTGCAGATTTGCAAAAAGATGCCGTAGCCCGTGCAAGAACAGCAGCAAAACTAGATCCGCTCGCGCAAAGTGATTTAGAGGAAGAACTCGTGCAATGGTTAGAAGCACACGCTGTAACCAATCCCTGGAAACTTGCCCCAACTTTTGTAACATCAGGGTTAGATATTGAGTGGTTGGAAAATGTTAGAAAAAATATCAGTGAGGGGTTACTGAGTAGCGTGTTGACATGGATAGATGTGACGCTGCAAGAAACTGGTTTATTGGATGAAATAGACCAATGTACTGCACGAATTTCTACCCTTGTTGAAGCAGTCAAAGATTATTCTTACATGGATAAAGCACCGCTTCAGGAAATAGATTTACATGAAGGAATTGAAACTACTTTAACAATCTTAAATCACAAGCTCAAGCGAACTTGTGTGGAAGTTATTCGGGAGTTTGATTGTGAAATACCCCGCATTTTTGCTTATGGAAATGAACTCAATCAAGTTTGGACGAATTTGATAGATAATGCGATTGATGCTTTGGTAGCAGCGACTGAAGAAGGGAGCATGGGGGCTGGTGACAAATTATCCCAATCCCTAAGCCCTAAAATTTGGATTCGTACAAATTGTGAGAATGACTTATTGTTAGTAGAAATTGCAGACAATGGACCTGGTATTCCTCAAGAGATTCAGTCTCGCATTTTTGAGCCATTTTTTACGACTAAAGGTGTGGGTCAGGGGACGGGTTTGGGTTTACATATTGTCTATCGCATTGTTGTAGGACAGCATCAAGGGGATATTCGGTTGTTTTCTCACCCAGGAGATACTCGGTTTCAAATCAGATTACCAATATGA
- a CDS encoding Spy/CpxP family protein refolding chaperone, protein MKFKYISVLILATTATIISTSAIRAQFPPGQGQNPGRQGILLSEQGPPDLQELNLSEEQKDKLKEVREQTRAKFDEILTTEQRNTLKQAFEAGQKPPEAMESIGLSEEQKQQIREAIDSEKQKISEILTSEQKQLIRDRIEQMHKDRPENPGGFPT, encoded by the coding sequence ATGAAGTTCAAGTATATATCAGTATTAATTCTTGCTACAACAGCTACTATTATAAGTACATCTGCAATCAGGGCACAATTTCCACCAGGTCAAGGGCAAAATCCAGGAAGACAAGGTATTCTCCTTTCAGAGCAAGGACCACCAGATCTTCAGGAGCTTAATCTCAGCGAAGAGCAAAAGGATAAACTGAAAGAAGTTCGAGAACAGACGCGTGCTAAGTTTGACGAAATTCTTACAACAGAACAACGCAATACCTTAAAACAAGCTTTTGAAGCAGGTCAGAAACCGCCAGAAGCAATGGAGTCAATCGGCTTATCTGAGGAGCAAAAACAACAAATACGGGAAGCCATAGACTCAGAAAAGCAAAAAATCTCTGAGATTCTGACTTCCGAACAAAAACAACTCATACGCGATCGCATCGAGCAAATGCACAAAGATCGTCCAGAAAACCCTGGTGGATTTCCTACATAA
- a CDS encoding AraC family transcriptional regulator: protein MPQEKVISVNFAREDAYAKILPRSPLASSYGANWECIRLDHHLQPAHETPEHSPQQYAIGISLEKQTFSAKRTLNGDMRYERINYGDVAVVPAHTHHKFTWDSEVEFLVLSLEEIMFTRALYDSVNLHQIEILPHFATPDPLVHHIGLALKSELESPDKGSRLYIESLATTLCIHILKQYAVSSTKIATQSESLSNVKLRQAIEYINQNLEKDLTLTEIAAVAGMSIYHFSRLFKQSTGFSPHQYVLNSRIEKSKRLLLKTEEAIDQICQQVGFQSQSHFTNVFRKIIGTTPKAYRKQVKI, encoded by the coding sequence ATGCCACAAGAGAAAGTCATAAGTGTGAATTTTGCTCGAGAAGATGCATATGCAAAAATTTTACCGCGATCTCCTCTTGCTTCAAGCTACGGTGCTAATTGGGAATGCATTCGTTTAGATCATCATTTGCAGCCTGCTCATGAGACGCCAGAACACAGCCCCCAACAGTATGCGATCGGTATTAGCTTGGAAAAACAGACATTCAGTGCCAAACGGACGTTGAATGGCGATATGCGATACGAACGCATTAACTATGGCGATGTTGCAGTGGTTCCAGCACACACCCATCATAAATTCACTTGGGACTCAGAGGTAGAATTTTTGGTTCTGAGCTTGGAAGAGATCATGTTTACCCGCGCTCTCTATGACTCTGTGAATTTGCACCAAATAGAAATACTACCTCATTTTGCTACCCCGGACCCATTAGTTCATCATATAGGATTGGCACTTAAGTCAGAACTAGAATCGCCAGATAAAGGTAGCCGTCTTTATATAGAATCTTTAGCAACAACTCTTTGCATTCACATTTTAAAACAGTACGCTGTTTCTTCTACAAAAATTGCTACACAATCAGAAAGTCTCTCGAATGTAAAATTACGACAAGCTATTGAGTATATCAATCAAAATTTAGAAAAAGATTTAACCTTGACTGAAATTGCTGCAGTAGCAGGCATGAGCATATACCATTTCTCAAGGTTATTCAAACAATCAACAGGTTTTTCACCCCACCAATATGTTTTAAATTCACGAATAGAAAAGTCCAAAAGATTATTGTTGAAGACTGAAGAAGCAATAGATCAAATATGCCAGCAAGTCGGTTTTCAAAGTCAGAGCCACTTTACAAATGTCTTTCGGAAAATAATAGGTACGACACCTAAAGCCTATCGAAAACAAGTGAAAATTTAA
- a CDS encoding thiol-disulfide oxidoreductase DCC family protein codes for MSYFVIYDGNCNLCVTLVQILENLDGGKLFRYIPMQDEQKVSQWGITPSNCELGMILLDANAPERRWQGSDAAEEIGKLLPNGSIFVDAYRALPGVKWVGDRIYEQVRDNRYTIFGKRSSTYVSDKG; via the coding sequence ATGAGTTATTTTGTAATCTACGACGGCAACTGCAATCTCTGTGTCACCCTCGTGCAGATACTGGAAAACCTTGATGGAGGAAAATTGTTCCGTTACATTCCCATGCAAGACGAGCAAAAGGTTTCACAATGGGGTATTACCCCAAGCAATTGTGAACTAGGCATGATCCTTTTAGACGCAAACGCTCCTGAGAGACGGTGGCAAGGCAGTGATGCTGCGGAAGAAATTGGAAAACTTCTACCCAATGGCAGTATCTTTGTAGATGCTTATCGTGCATTACCGGGAGTCAAATGGGTAGGCGATCGCATCTACGAACAAGTTCGCGACAATCGTTACACAATTTTTGGCAAGCGTTCTAGCACTTATGTGTCGGATAAAGGCTAA
- the psbQ gene encoding photosystem II protein PsbQ — protein MARYRSILSVVLVLLATFLVSCGGPSVATAPPTYTQAQVEKIQTYVPEVQAVSDRAAELQRLIQTKQWVKVRNFIHGPMAEARLSMNYITSNLLPQDQKSARENVKNLLDHLVKVDQAAEVANYQQAVINSQAAFSDLDKFLKLVPQPGTQAEES, from the coding sequence ATGGCGCGTTATCGCTCAATTCTGTCAGTGGTTCTTGTATTGTTGGCAACATTCTTGGTTAGTTGTGGCGGTCCTTCAGTCGCAACAGCACCTCCAACGTACACTCAAGCTCAGGTAGAGAAAATTCAAACTTATGTCCCTGAAGTTCAGGCTGTTAGCGATCGCGCAGCTGAACTGCAAAGACTGATCCAAACAAAACAATGGGTAAAAGTTAGGAATTTTATCCACGGTCCAATGGCAGAAGCACGGTTGTCGATGAATTACATCACATCCAATCTGCTACCCCAAGACCAAAAATCGGCTCGAGAGAACGTGAAAAATTTGTTAGACCACCTGGTTAAAGTTGACCAAGCTGCTGAGGTCGCAAATTATCAACAAGCTGTTATCAACTCTCAAGCCGCTTTTAGCGATCTCGACAAATTCCTCAAACTTGTTCCTCAACCCGGTACTCAGGCTGAGGAGAGTTAG